The Candidatus Sulfotelmatobacter sp. genome includes a region encoding these proteins:
- a CDS encoding chemotaxis protein CheA, translating to MNDFFDRSEFIQYFRDETDELLQAIDADLLRLEQFVDTGTIDAEIVNSLFRALHTIKGSAGMLEFGEVQQVAHKLENVFDLLRKDRMPLTESGINLLFEGRDMLTALVRAAVDEGEAAPAGVDDYVTRLDDFAAVYDSTAQAIEGPRPTVEEHDEHLIPLDAAQVAAFEAEVERLLAAATQGGPAAAPAPAVPAPAAEASEPVDVNAAQAAVDALFAAASAAKPAAPEKPAAAPAKPAAKAVTPKPEAPAEPAAPAPAPAAASAAPASANGDAKRAATKNQTIRVDIERLDMLLNLVGELVINRTRISDIAGTLGRELGGNGRSDNGLSQLAKDLSESSALLARTTNEIQESIMKVRMVPIGQVFDRFPRMVRDLAKARGKEIHLEIAGAETDLDKTIVDEVGEPLMHLVRNCVDHGIEPPEVRESRGKPRHGTIRLNAYHEGNQVIIEIADDGGGIDLARVREKGIRLGLITENDRLTDREIIELIFTPGFSTADQITDVSGRGVGMDVVKKNILRLKGVFDVDSVQGEGTKFTMKLPLTLAIIQALLVRVADELYSIPLDAVIESQRIEAGEVRTVHGGEVITLRGQVVPLIRVGEFFRLDAPRDPDKVMIVIVGLQGRQVGLVVDSFQGEQEIVIKPLSDVIGRIAGISGATILGNGSISLIIDVHSLVASAYGGGRVTRAEFSGV from the coding sequence ATGAACGACTTCTTCGACCGCTCCGAGTTCATCCAGTACTTCCGTGACGAGACGGACGAGCTGCTGCAAGCGATCGACGCCGATCTGCTGCGGCTCGAGCAGTTCGTCGATACGGGGACGATCGACGCCGAGATCGTGAACTCGCTCTTCCGCGCGCTGCACACGATCAAGGGCAGCGCGGGGATGCTCGAGTTCGGAGAAGTCCAGCAGGTCGCGCACAAGCTCGAGAACGTCTTCGACCTGCTGCGCAAAGACCGCATGCCGCTCACCGAGAGCGGGATCAACCTGCTGTTCGAAGGCCGCGACATGTTGACCGCGCTGGTGCGCGCGGCGGTCGACGAGGGCGAAGCGGCCCCCGCCGGGGTCGACGACTACGTCACGCGCCTGGACGACTTCGCGGCCGTCTACGACTCGACCGCGCAGGCCATCGAGGGACCGCGTCCCACCGTCGAAGAGCACGACGAGCACCTCATCCCGCTCGACGCCGCCCAGGTGGCGGCCTTCGAGGCCGAAGTCGAACGACTGCTGGCCGCCGCGACGCAGGGAGGCCCCGCGGCCGCTCCCGCGCCGGCCGTTCCGGCGCCGGCTGCCGAGGCGAGCGAACCGGTCGACGTGAACGCCGCGCAGGCCGCCGTGGACGCCCTGTTCGCCGCCGCGAGCGCGGCCAAGCCGGCCGCGCCGGAGAAGCCGGCGGCAGCCCCCGCCAAACCGGCCGCCAAGGCCGTCACACCCAAGCCCGAGGCGCCGGCCGAACCGGCGGCGCCCGCCCCGGCCCCCGCGGCGGCGTCCGCGGCGCCCGCTTCCGCGAACGGTGACGCCAAGCGCGCCGCCACCAAGAACCAGACGATCCGCGTCGACATCGAGCGGCTCGACATGCTGCTCAACCTGGTCGGCGAGCTGGTCATCAACCGCACCCGCATCTCGGACATCGCGGGGACGCTGGGCCGCGAGCTGGGCGGCAACGGCCGCTCCGACAACGGCCTCTCGCAGCTGGCCAAGGACCTCTCGGAGTCGTCCGCGCTCCTGGCGCGCACGACCAACGAGATCCAAGAGAGCATCATGAAGGTCCGCATGGTGCCGATCGGGCAGGTCTTCGACCGCTTCCCGCGGATGGTGCGCGACCTGGCCAAGGCGCGCGGCAAGGAGATCCACCTCGAGATCGCCGGTGCCGAGACCGACCTCGACAAGACGATCGTCGACGAGGTCGGCGAACCGCTGATGCATCTGGTCCGCAACTGCGTCGACCACGGCATCGAGCCGCCCGAGGTCCGTGAATCGCGCGGGAAGCCGCGCCACGGCACGATCCGTCTCAACGCCTACCACGAAGGCAACCAGGTCATCATCGAGATCGCCGACGACGGCGGCGGGATCGATCTGGCGCGGGTCCGCGAGAAGGGCATCCGCCTGGGCCTGATCACCGAGAACGACCGGCTGACCGATCGCGAGATCATCGAGCTGATCTTCACGCCGGGCTTCTCGACCGCCGATCAGATCACCGACGTCTCCGGCCGCGGCGTCGGGATGGATGTGGTCAAGAAGAACATCTTGCGGCTCAAGGGCGTCTTCGACGTCGACTCCGTGCAGGGCGAAGGCACGAAGTTCACCATGAAGCTGCCGCTGACGCTGGCCATCATCCAGGCCCTGCTGGTGCGCGTCGCCGACGAGCTGTACTCGATCCCGCTCGACGCGGTCATCGAGTCGCAGCGGATCGAGGCCGGCGAGGTCCGGACCGTCCACGGCGGCGAGGTCATCACGCTGCGCGGCCAGGTCGTGCCGCTGATCAGGGTCGGCGAGTTCTTCCGCCTCGACGCCCCGCGCGACCCCGACAAGGTCATGATCGTCATCGTCGGGCTGCAGGGCCGCCAGGTGGGGCTGGTCGTCGACTCGTTCCAGGGCGAACAGGAGATCGTCATCAAGCCCCTCTCCGACGTCATCGGCCGCATCGCCGGCATCTCGGGCGCGACCATCCTGGGCAACGGCTCGATCTCCCTGATCATCGACGTCCACTCGCTGGTCGCCAGCGCCTACGGCGGCGGCCGGGTCACCCGCGCCGAGTTCTCGGGCGTGTAA
- a CDS encoding chemotaxis protein CheW, with product MSETVQVVSFKLGSEEYGVEIAQVQEINRMVAVTHVPRAPQFMEGVINLRGQLIPIIDLRTRFGMPRAEHTKNTRIVVTDIGAKRVGMVVDSVSEVLRLPTDAIEDAPEMITGVDTEYIRGVGKIEDRLIILLDLAKIITGTEKRELEAADVDAVAVG from the coding sequence GTGTCTGAGACCGTGCAGGTCGTCTCGTTCAAGCTGGGCTCGGAAGAGTACGGCGTCGAGATCGCTCAAGTGCAGGAGATCAATCGCATGGTGGCCGTGACGCACGTGCCGCGTGCGCCGCAGTTCATGGAAGGCGTGATCAACCTGCGCGGGCAGCTGATTCCGATCATCGACTTGCGGACGCGCTTCGGCATGCCGCGTGCCGAGCACACCAAGAACACCCGCATCGTCGTCACCGACATCGGCGCGAAGCGGGTCGGCATGGTGGTCGACTCGGTCTCCGAGGTGCTGCGCCTGCCCACCGACGCGATCGAAGACGCGCCGGAGATGATCACGGGCGTGGACACCGAGTACATCCGCGGGGTCGGCAAGATCGAGGACCGTCTGATCATCCTGCTCGACCTGGCCAAGATCATCACCGGCACCGAGAAGCGCGAGCTCGAAGCGGCCGACGTCGACGCCGTAGCCGTCGGTTAG
- the rlmD gene encoding 23S rRNA (uracil(1939)-C(5))-methyltransferase RlmD → MSGLVPGTVASVRFTDLLANGQAVGRINGLVVFVNGPLPGERARVRVTQVKPKYGVGEVVAYESQSEMRVKPFCGVFGVCGGCQVQHLAYPAQLAWKEQIVRSALRRIGGFTDVVVQRAVGMTHPRNYRNKMALVVDHQAGETVFGFYQARSHALVRIDTCPVVLPQLDAAIGGLYDAARAADSREAFANAKHAIVRAGAATGQAVLSITTERQSPAIAQQAAAIARRVRGVVGISNSFEPRTANAVLGRRMLYPWGQREMEETIEGVRYRVSPASFFQVNSEMVGRIFRFLAPGVKPGRTIVDLYCGAGTFAIYFASRGAQVVGVEENPAAVREARENASANAVEARVVFVEGRVEGAVANKHGKEALANAEIVFLDPPRKGSDAATLDAIASVPVPNIWYLSCNPATLARDLAYLAKHGYKLGVVQPFDMFPQTGHVETLVTLHHVAKEAEVPRTEREPTPWDEQIPLWPPDDPFAAHEYPDFVEQ, encoded by the coding sequence GTGTCCGGGCTCGTGCCGGGCACCGTTGCGTCGGTTCGGTTCACCGATTTGCTCGCCAACGGGCAGGCCGTCGGCCGGATCAACGGGCTGGTCGTGTTCGTGAACGGGCCGCTGCCCGGCGAGCGGGCCCGGGTGCGGGTCACCCAGGTCAAGCCGAAGTACGGGGTCGGCGAGGTGGTGGCGTACGAGTCGCAGTCGGAGATGCGGGTCAAGCCGTTCTGCGGCGTGTTCGGCGTGTGCGGCGGCTGCCAGGTCCAGCACCTCGCCTACCCGGCGCAACTGGCGTGGAAAGAGCAGATCGTGCGCAGCGCGCTGCGGCGCATCGGCGGCTTCACCGACGTCGTCGTGCAGCGCGCGGTCGGGATGACGCACCCGCGCAACTACCGCAACAAGATGGCGCTGGTGGTCGACCACCAGGCCGGCGAGACGGTGTTCGGCTTCTATCAGGCGCGCTCGCACGCGCTGGTCCGCATCGACACCTGTCCGGTCGTCCTGCCGCAGCTCGACGCCGCCATCGGCGGCCTGTACGACGCGGCGCGCGCGGCCGATTCGCGCGAAGCGTTCGCGAACGCCAAGCACGCTATCGTGCGCGCCGGCGCGGCGACCGGGCAAGCCGTGCTCTCGATCACCACGGAGCGCCAGTCGCCGGCGATCGCGCAGCAGGCCGCGGCGATCGCGCGCCGCGTGCGCGGCGTGGTCGGCATCTCGAACTCGTTCGAGCCGCGCACCGCGAATGCCGTGCTGGGCCGCAGGATGCTCTACCCCTGGGGCCAGCGCGAGATGGAAGAGACGATCGAAGGCGTGCGCTACCGCGTCTCGCCGGCCTCGTTCTTCCAGGTCAACAGCGAGATGGTCGGGCGCATCTTCCGCTTCTTGGCGCCGGGGGTCAAGCCGGGCCGCACCATCGTCGATCTGTACTGCGGCGCCGGAACGTTCGCGATCTACTTCGCCTCGCGCGGCGCGCAGGTCGTCGGCGTCGAGGAGAACCCGGCCGCCGTGCGTGAGGCGCGCGAGAACGCGTCGGCCAACGCCGTCGAGGCCCGGGTGGTGTTCGTTGAAGGCCGCGTCGAGGGCGCCGTCGCGAACAAGCACGGGAAAGAAGCACTGGCGAACGCCGAGATCGTGTTCCTGGACCCGCCGCGCAAGGGCAGCGACGCCGCCACGCTCGACGCGATCGCGTCGGTGCCGGTCCCGAACATCTGGTACCTCTCGTGCAACCCCGCGACGCTGGCGCGCGACCTGGCCTATCTCGCCAAGCACGGGTACAAGCTCGGCGTGGTGCAGCCGTTCGACATGTTCCCGCAGACCGGCCACGTCGAGACGCTGGTCACGCTGCACCACGTGGCCAAGGAGGCCGAGGTGCCGCGGACCGAGCGCGAGCCGACCCCGTGGGACGAGCAGATACCGCTGTGGCCGCCCGACGACCCGTTCGCGGCCCACGAATACCCCGACTTCGTCGAGCAGTAG